In Sulfitobacter guttiformis, the genomic stretch TATCTTTCTTTGACATAAGGCTCCCCTCCCGCGCGGGGCGGAATGGCTTTGCCCACAAAACCTGCGAGGATGATCACGGTCATGACATAGGGAAGGGCGGCAAGGAGCTGACCCTGTACTTTCATACCGATGACCTGTTCAATGATGTCGGGGCGCGTTTCGAGCGCGCCAAATAGACCGAAAAGCAAGGTTGCATAAAGCGCGTGCCATGGCCGCCATTTGGCAAAAATAAGCGCGGCGAGGGCGATGAAGCCGCGCCCTGCCGACATATCCTTTACGAAGCCGGCCTGAAGTGCAGTGCTTAGATAAGCCCCTGCGATGCCGCACAAGATGCCACAGATCCCAACAGCGGCAAAACGCAGCCCGACAACGGAGACACCGGCGGTATCGACCGCTGCGGGGTTTTCGCCAACAGCCCGCAAGCGCAGACCGAAGCGCGTCCGGAACAACAGCCACCATGTGAACGGGACGGCAGCAAAGGCGATATAAACAAGGATCGAATGGCCCGAGATCAGCTCGTAATAAAGCGGACCAAGTATCGGCACATTTTGCAGCGAGTCGGCAAACGGCAGGGTGATCGGCTCGAACCGGCCCTTCCCGATGAGCGAGGGTGTCCGCCCCCCCTGTTTGAACCACGCTTGGGCGATTAAAACAGTCAGGCCTGCCGCGAGAAAATTAATCGCAACACCCGAGATAAGCTGGTTTCCCCTAAAGGTAATCGAAGCGATACCGTGGATTGCGCTGAGAGCCAGCGATGCACCTATACCCGCCAGAAGGCCGATCCAGACGTTGCCGGTCATCGCAGCAATTGCTGCAGAGAAAAACGCAGCGGCAAGCATTTTACCTTCGAGCCCGATATCAAAAATTCCCGCACGCTCTGAATACAGGCCCGCAAGACAGGCCAGAAGTAGGGGCGTGGCAAGCCGCACGGTGGAATCCAGCAGTTGGATCAGAGTGAGATACATATCCATAGCTCAGACCTCCTTGCGTTCAGGCTTGGGCTCGCTGCGGCGCAGTCGGGCAGCAAGAAAGATCCGCTCGAGTGGCATGCGTACCATATTATCGAGCGCTCCGGTGAACAGGATCACCAGGGCCTGGATCACCACGATCAACTCGCGTGGGATTGAAGTCCAGAGTGCAAGCTCAGCACCACCCTGATAGAGAAACCCGAACAGGATTGCCGCGATGAAAACCCCCAATGGATGCGAGCGCCCCATCAGTGCTACAGCGATACCGATAAATCCTGCCCCCTCGACGGAATTTAGTACCAGACGCTCGGCTTCGCCCATCACATTGTTAATGGCCATCATTCCGGCGAGCGCACCAGAAATTACCATAGTGACCATAATGATTTTGACCGGTGGCATTCCCGCATATCTCGCGGCGGATTCAGAATTTCCAAAGCTGCGGATCTCGTAGCCCAGCCTCGTGCGCCAGATCAGGAACCATAAAAATACGCAAGCAGCGACCGCCACCAAAAGCGAGACATTCGCGGGCGCGGCGCGGGAAAACTCTATCCCGATCGGAGCCAACATATCATG encodes the following:
- a CDS encoding ABC transporter permease, which codes for MDLMPKWAEVILVPLISLFLAAVLSALVILAIGEDPVAAVKMMVTGALGSTYGWGYTLYYATNFMFTGLAVSIAFHARLFNIGGEGQAALGGLGVALACLYIPWPHWSLALVGAAVAAGLFGAAWAAIPAYLQAKRGSHIVITTIMFNFIAASLLNYVLVNMLRPKGSMDPATERFPETVHLPTLHDMLAPIGIEFSRAAPANVSLLVAVAACVFLWFLIWRTRLGYEIRSFGNSESAARYAGMPPVKIIMVTMVISGALAGMMAINNVMGEAERLVLNSVEGAGFIGIAVALMGRSHPLGVFIAAILFGFLYQGGAELALWTSIPRELIVVIQALVILFTGALDNMVRMPLERIFLAARLRRSEPKPERKEV
- a CDS encoding ABC transporter permease, producing the protein MDMYLTLIQLLDSTVRLATPLLLACLAGLYSERAGIFDIGLEGKMLAAAFFSAAIAAMTGNVWIGLLAGIGASLALSAIHGIASITFRGNQLISGVAINFLAAGLTVLIAQAWFKQGGRTPSLIGKGRFEPITLPFADSLQNVPILGPLYYELISGHSILVYIAFAAVPFTWWLLFRTRFGLRLRAVGENPAAVDTAGVSVVGLRFAAVGICGILCGIAGAYLSTALQAGFVKDMSAGRGFIALAALIFAKWRPWHALYATLLFGLFGALETRPDIIEQVIGMKVQGQLLAALPYVMTVIILAGFVGKAIPPRAGGEPYVKER